One Halobacterium zhouii genomic region harbors:
- a CDS encoding ATP-dependent helicase, protein MNVRGEVTDVAEVRSVNTQYGDKDILEVRVRPLEEAESVQVTLWGKWTETAEYLDEGMELVVTDAEEDEWNGETQYSTSKSSYVVVEPDFLVDVTNIRSFVQCPRLYYLNKLSGLPLKYPVTKGTIVHEVFGDLLRGRDLDDAIEERVGEAGLELGLLGRDRQEVEADVRANASAIEGWLQQGTLTDTDQWRSEYTLISERFGIKGRCDAIRRGMPVELKTGKNTNRDPRFHDKVQAACYALMLEERGVEADTGTLLYTKNAAVERNEETGDLSPAKEFSVGKGFLDFVVRQRNHLAALEHDGSPPTGYEADAKCEYCFEQDTCMVVSGRLDQESKAGQLGQALPAEEREYFDEMYAAIERERHCVHDEYRKLWEQSPAERADDDRAVIDLEPAGQTELEDGRWRLTAKRPSAAASKIREGDRVLASDGDPVHGTAEMARIEHLDESRVEVTTDEPVDVRRLDVYPSELNVDRMLTALHDALLKGDERQKDVLFDRESPEFADTDHGHIDNNDAQNAAVNRALNAEDFALVHGPPGTGKTYTIATLIRAFVERGDRVLLSAFTNRAVDNALEALRDQGHDSIVRVGTENGVRPDMQDLRLDQSGDPAERATALQSANVVAATTSTSGSRIMREQEFDVVLVDEASQLTEPDTLAAINRADRFVLVGDHEQLPPVVRSGGRLSESLFQRLVETHPEASVMLDQQYRMSQRIQAFSSQEFYDGQLRPATGEVAGQRLADVGVSVGGVVQDGVSFHHVEGTEDAHIDPVEAERVADVVEAYVDAGLDPEDVGVIAPFRAQVAEIGNRVREGVAVDTVDRFQGSSKEVIVVSFVATGDLDGPIFEDHRRVNVALTRAKKSLVLVGDEAALRSRPLYGRMVEWASLE, encoded by the coding sequence GTGAACGTCAGGGGCGAGGTCACCGACGTGGCAGAGGTGCGGTCGGTGAACACGCAGTACGGAGACAAGGACATTCTGGAGGTACGCGTGCGCCCACTGGAGGAAGCCGAGTCCGTCCAGGTCACGCTCTGGGGGAAGTGGACGGAGACGGCAGAGTACCTCGACGAGGGGATGGAACTCGTGGTGACCGACGCGGAGGAAGACGAGTGGAACGGCGAGACGCAGTACTCGACGTCGAAGTCGTCGTACGTCGTGGTGGAGCCGGACTTCCTCGTGGACGTGACGAACATCCGGTCGTTCGTGCAGTGTCCACGGCTCTACTACCTCAACAAGCTCTCCGGGTTGCCGCTGAAGTACCCGGTGACGAAGGGGACTATCGTCCACGAGGTGTTCGGGGACCTGCTCCGCGGCCGGGACCTGGACGACGCCATCGAGGAGCGGGTGGGCGAGGCGGGCCTGGAACTCGGTCTGCTGGGGCGCGACAGACAGGAGGTCGAGGCGGACGTGCGCGCGAACGCGTCGGCCATCGAGGGGTGGCTCCAGCAGGGGACGCTCACCGACACCGACCAGTGGCGCTCCGAGTACACTCTCATCTCGGAGCGCTTCGGCATCAAGGGGCGATGTGACGCCATCCGCCGCGGGATGCCCGTGGAACTCAAGACGGGGAAGAACACGAACCGCGACCCGCGCTTCCACGACAAGGTGCAGGCGGCGTGCTACGCGCTGATGCTGGAGGAGCGCGGCGTCGAGGCGGACACCGGGACACTCCTCTACACGAAGAACGCCGCGGTCGAGCGCAACGAGGAAACGGGCGACCTCTCGCCCGCCAAGGAGTTCTCCGTCGGGAAGGGGTTCCTCGACTTCGTGGTGCGCCAGCGCAACCACCTCGCGGCGCTGGAACACGACGGCTCCCCGCCGACGGGCTACGAGGCCGACGCGAAATGCGAGTACTGCTTCGAGCAGGACACCTGCATGGTCGTGTCTGGGCGCCTCGACCAGGAGTCCAAGGCCGGCCAACTCGGGCAGGCGCTCCCTGCCGAGGAGCGCGAGTACTTCGACGAGATGTACGCGGCCATCGAGCGCGAGCGCCACTGTGTCCACGACGAGTACCGCAAACTCTGGGAGCAGTCGCCGGCGGAGCGCGCCGACGACGACCGCGCAGTCATCGACCTCGAACCCGCCGGGCAGACGGAACTCGAGGACGGCCGGTGGCGGCTCACTGCGAAACGCCCGAGCGCGGCGGCGTCGAAGATCCGGGAGGGCGACCGCGTGCTCGCGTCGGACGGCGACCCCGTGCACGGCACCGCGGAGATGGCTCGCATCGAACACCTCGACGAGTCCCGCGTGGAGGTGACGACGGACGAACCAGTCGACGTGCGCCGCCTCGACGTCTATCCGTCCGAACTCAACGTCGACCGGATGCTCACCGCGCTCCACGACGCGCTCTTGAAGGGCGACGAACGCCAGAAGGACGTGCTGTTCGACCGTGAGAGCCCCGAATTCGCGGACACCGACCACGGCCACATCGACAACAACGACGCGCAGAACGCAGCGGTCAACCGCGCGCTGAACGCCGAGGACTTCGCGCTCGTGCACGGCCCGCCCGGTACCGGGAAGACGTACACCATCGCGACGCTCATCCGGGCGTTCGTGGAGCGCGGCGACCGCGTTCTCCTCTCTGCGTTCACGAACCGCGCGGTGGACAACGCACTCGAAGCGCTTCGGGACCAGGGCCACGACAGCATCGTGCGCGTGGGGACGGAGAACGGCGTCCGTCCGGACATGCAGGACCTCCGACTCGACCAGTCCGGCGACCCGGCGGAGCGCGCGACGGCGCTCCAGTCCGCGAACGTCGTCGCGGCGACGACGTCGACCTCGGGGTCTCGCATCATGCGCGAGCAGGAGTTCGACGTGGTGCTCGTGGACGAGGCCTCCCAGTTGACGGAACCGGACACGCTCGCGGCCATCAACCGCGCAGATCGGTTCGTGCTCGTCGGCGACCACGAGCAGTTGCCGCCCGTGGTGCGCTCGGGTGGTCGACTCTCGGAGTCGCTGTTCCAGCGACTCGTGGAGACCCACCCGGAGGCGTCGGTGATGCTCGACCAGCAGTACCGGATGAGCCAGCGCATCCAGGCTTTTTCCTCTCAGGAGTTCTACGACGGCCAGTTGCGCCCGGCGACGGGCGAGGTGGCTGGCCAGCGACTCGCGGACGTCGGCGTCTCAGTCGGCGGCGTCGTGCAGGATGGCGTGTCCTTCCACCACGTCGAGGGAACCGAGGACGCGCACATCGACCCCGTGGAGGCCGAGCGCGTCGCGGACGTCGTCGAGGCGTACGTCGATGCGGGACTCGACCCCGAGGACGTCGGCGTCATCGCGCCGTTCCGCGCGCAGGTCGCGGAAATCGGCAACCGAGTGCGGGAGGGCGTGGCCGTCGACACCGTCGACCGTTTCCAGGGCTCCTCGAAGGAGGTCATCGTGGTGTCGTTCGTCGCGACGGGCGACCTCGACGGCCCCATCTTCGAGGACCACCGGCGCGTGAACGTCGCGCTCACGCGCGCGAAGAAGAGCCTCGTGCTCGTCGGCGACGAGGCGGCGCTTCGCTCCCGGCCGCTGTACGGCCGCATGGTGGAGTGGGCGTCCCTGGAGTAG
- a CDS encoding bifunctional metallophosphatase/5'-nucleotidase has product MTVRILHYADVENAYDTPERIGRLAGAIEDHRDSDTVVTGGGDNTGPGVLSLACDGAQAQDFFDAVEPDVETFGNHDFDPGFDAARERASEFPGTWLNANVYLDGERFAAEHTSPTALVETANATVGLVGVTAENTPEINPVAGSLEVRNAAGAVRSAEQDLRDAGADHVVVVSHRGGSDEELAANVDADVILGGHDHDQHVARVDDTLVARPGACGHALLEVTLDGDGATATHHDTTDYESDEAVAGALRERLAKTGLTETVARAEEPVTRTERDRKGGESPVGNFVTDALRWAGDADAALIVGGIREDDPLSGDVTVADLHGLAPFDNDVLVARVDGATLLDALRDLSLAARYEDEDVPAWWFGHVSGAELTYDDRDHSIIEARVGGEPVHPDEHYEVALSDYHVVTDHIVRAIGSEDVVRTAATLRDALVERAREHGVNTDVEGRIQRPYLDQPTIH; this is encoded by the coding sequence ATGACAGTCCGTATTCTCCACTACGCTGACGTGGAGAACGCCTACGACACCCCCGAGCGAATCGGCAGACTGGCCGGCGCTATCGAGGACCACCGAGACAGTGACACGGTCGTCACGGGAGGTGGTGACAACACCGGCCCGGGCGTGTTGTCGCTCGCGTGCGACGGCGCGCAGGCACAGGACTTCTTCGACGCCGTGGAACCGGACGTCGAGACGTTCGGCAACCACGACTTCGACCCCGGGTTCGACGCCGCACGAGAGCGAGCCAGCGAGTTCCCGGGAACGTGGCTGAACGCGAACGTCTACCTCGACGGAGAGCGCTTTGCCGCCGAGCACACGTCCCCGACTGCGCTCGTAGAGACGGCGAACGCGACGGTCGGATTGGTCGGCGTGACCGCGGAGAACACGCCCGAGATCAATCCCGTCGCCGGGTCACTCGAGGTTCGGAACGCGGCCGGCGCGGTCCGCTCGGCCGAACAGGACCTCCGGGACGCGGGCGCAGACCACGTCGTGGTCGTCTCCCATCGCGGGGGAAGCGACGAGGAACTCGCCGCGAACGTCGACGCGGACGTCATCCTCGGCGGCCACGACCACGACCAGCACGTCGCTCGCGTGGACGACACGCTCGTCGCGCGGCCCGGGGCCTGTGGCCACGCGCTGCTGGAAGTGACCCTCGATGGTGACGGCGCGACGGCCACACACCACGACACCACGGACTACGAATCTGACGAGGCGGTCGCCGGCGCGCTCCGGGAGCGACTGGCCAAAACCGGGCTGACGGAGACTGTCGCGCGCGCCGAGGAACCAGTCACGCGCACCGAGCGCGACCGGAAGGGCGGGGAGAGCCCTGTCGGGAACTTCGTCACCGACGCGCTCCGCTGGGCGGGCGACGCTGACGCGGCGCTCATCGTCGGCGGCATCCGGGAGGACGACCCGCTCTCGGGCGACGTGACTGTCGCGGACCTCCACGGCCTCGCGCCGTTCGACAACGACGTGCTGGTCGCCCGCGTCGACGGCGCGACGCTCCTCGACGCGTTGCGCGACCTCTCGCTGGCCGCGCGCTACGAGGACGAGGACGTGCCCGCGTGGTGGTTCGGCCACGTCTCGGGTGCCGAACTCACCTACGACGACCGCGACCACTCGATAATCGAGGCGCGCGTCGGCGGGGAACCGGTGCATCCGGACGAGCACTACGAGGTCGCACTCTCCGATTACCACGTCGTGACCGACCACATCGTGCGCGCCATCGGGAGCGAGGACGTGGTGCGGACGGCGGCGACGCTCCGGGATGCGCTCGTCGAACGCGCCCGCGAACACGGCGTCAACACGGACGTCGAAGGGCGCATCCAGCGGCCGTACCTCGACCAGCCGACGATTCACTGA
- a CDS encoding RtcB family protein, protein MTTFDADGHTLTEVEANVWELERDDEMRVPARVFANDALLEHIGDDKTLDQLRNVACMPGVVAPALCMPDGHQGYGFPVGGVAAFDAEDGCISPGGVGFDINCGVRMVKTNLTYGDVEGREEELVDALFDAVPCGLGGGGVVEGTHTDLEAALERGVDWCVEEGYAVRDDLRHCEDEGRRPDADPDAVSKKAKDRGASQMGSLGSGNHFLEVQRVTDVYDDDTAESFGLDEDQVVVLIHCGSRGLGHQVCSDYLRRIEQEEPEFLESLPNKDLAAAPADSELAEEYYGAMCAAINFAWVNRQLITHAVRETFADVFDASWESLEMDLLYDVAHNIAKKESHDVYVTEDGYSLYPGEDGGGRVERDLYVHRKGATRAFPAGHPELPEAYRGVGQPVIIPGSMGAGSYVLKGGAESLARSFGSTAHGAGRLMSRTQAKQDYQGGDVQDDLREQNRIYVKAASGATIAEEAPGVYKDVDEVVGVSDALGIGDLVVRTYPVCNIKG, encoded by the coding sequence ATGACTACGTTTGACGCCGACGGCCACACGCTCACGGAGGTCGAGGCGAACGTCTGGGAACTCGAGCGGGACGACGAGATGCGCGTTCCGGCGCGCGTGTTCGCCAACGACGCGCTCTTAGAGCACATCGGCGACGACAAGACCCTCGACCAGTTGCGGAACGTGGCGTGCATGCCCGGCGTCGTCGCGCCCGCGCTCTGCATGCCTGACGGCCACCAGGGGTACGGCTTCCCGGTCGGCGGCGTCGCGGCGTTCGACGCCGAAGACGGCTGCATATCGCCTGGCGGCGTCGGGTTCGACATCAACTGCGGCGTCCGCATGGTGAAGACGAATCTCACCTACGGCGACGTCGAGGGCCGGGAGGAGGAACTCGTCGACGCGCTGTTCGACGCCGTGCCCTGCGGCCTCGGCGGTGGCGGCGTCGTGGAGGGGACCCACACTGACCTCGAAGCCGCGCTCGAACGCGGCGTCGACTGGTGCGTCGAGGAGGGGTACGCGGTCCGCGACGACCTGCGGCACTGCGAGGACGAGGGCCGCCGCCCCGACGCCGACCCGGACGCCGTCTCGAAGAAGGCAAAGGACCGCGGCGCGAGCCAGATGGGGTCGCTCGGCTCGGGCAACCACTTCCTCGAAGTCCAGCGCGTGACTGACGTGTACGACGACGACACCGCCGAATCGTTCGGTCTCGACGAGGACCAGGTCGTCGTCCTCATCCACTGCGGGTCCCGGGGACTCGGCCATCAGGTGTGTTCGGACTATCTCCGGCGCATCGAACAGGAGGAACCCGAGTTCCTCGAGAGCCTGCCGAACAAGGACCTCGCCGCCGCGCCCGCCGACTCCGAGTTGGCCGAGGAGTACTACGGCGCGATGTGCGCGGCCATCAACTTCGCGTGGGTGAACCGCCAGCTCATCACGCACGCGGTGCGCGAGACGTTCGCGGACGTCTTCGACGCCTCGTGGGAGTCCCTGGAGATGGACCTGCTGTACGACGTCGCGCACAACATCGCGAAGAAAGAATCCCACGACGTGTACGTCACCGAGGACGGCTACAGCCTCTACCCCGGCGAGGACGGTGGCGGGCGCGTCGAGCGCGACCTATACGTCCACCGAAAGGGCGCGACGCGCGCGTTCCCTGCGGGCCACCCGGAACTTCCGGAGGCGTACCGCGGCGTCGGCCAGCCAGTCATCATTCCGGGGAGCATGGGCGCCGGGAGCTACGTGCTGAAGGGTGGCGCGGAGTCACTCGCGCGCTCGTTTGGTTCCACCGCACACGGCGCAGGGCGCCTGATGAGTCGCACGCAGGCCAAACAGGACTACCAGGGCGGCGACGTACAGGACGACCTCCGCGAGCAGAACCGGATCTACGTGAAGGCGGCCTCCGGCGCGACTATCGCGGAGGAGGCGCCGGGCGTCTACAAGGACGTCGACGAGGTCGTCGGCGTCTCCGACGCGCTCGGCATCGGCGACCTCGTGGTTCGCACGTACCCCGTCTGCAACATCAAGGGGTAA
- a CDS encoding DoxX family protein, which translates to MVPGTGGLVGLPGTGGSLPHVDYVVEGAPHVAAVRFLVDVLSDPLNAALIGGGGLAVLFTMVAFLRFRPAEADVYALRQALAGYHEFLPWMLRLAVGLPLVGAGFAGYYFSPLVETQLRVLQVALGFLLLFGLATRVVALAGLLAYLAGLAVRPELVLASEYVGGFLAILLLGSGRPSADHLLQRVAATEGSVYGRVDPLHPIVDRFNAAIEPYERYAPTVLRAGVGFNFALLGFWEKLAHPGPALAVVDKYNLTQVVPVDPGMWVVGAGLTELAVGVFLFVGLFTRATAATAFVVLTTTLFGLPDDPVLAHVTLFGLSSALFVTGGGPFSIDERLGWVADRVGLRSSPE; encoded by the coding sequence ATGGTCCCAGGAACTGGCGGTCTCGTCGGACTTCCGGGCACCGGCGGTTCACTCCCGCACGTCGACTACGTCGTGGAGGGCGCTCCGCACGTCGCCGCCGTGCGCTTCCTCGTGGACGTGCTTTCGGACCCACTGAACGCTGCGTTGATCGGCGGCGGCGGGCTCGCGGTCCTGTTCACGATGGTCGCGTTTCTCCGCTTCCGCCCGGCAGAAGCCGACGTGTACGCGCTCCGGCAGGCGCTCGCGGGCTACCACGAGTTCCTGCCGTGGATGCTCCGCCTCGCCGTCGGCCTGCCGCTGGTCGGCGCGGGCTTCGCGGGCTACTACTTCTCGCCGCTCGTTGAGACCCAGCTCCGCGTCCTCCAGGTGGCACTGGGGTTCCTGTTGTTGTTCGGGCTGGCGACCCGCGTCGTCGCGCTCGCCGGCCTCCTCGCGTACCTCGCGGGCCTCGCTGTCCGTCCAGAACTCGTGCTCGCGAGCGAGTACGTCGGCGGGTTCCTCGCCATCCTGCTGCTCGGGAGCGGGCGGCCGAGCGCCGACCATCTCCTCCAGCGCGTGGCGGCCACCGAGGGGAGCGTGTACGGCCGAGTCGACCCGCTACACCCGATTGTCGACCGGTTCAACGCCGCCATCGAACCCTACGAGCGGTACGCGCCGACGGTGCTGCGCGCGGGCGTCGGCTTCAACTTCGCGCTCCTGGGCTTCTGGGAGAAACTCGCCCACCCGGGGCCGGCACTCGCCGTCGTGGACAAGTACAACCTCACTCAGGTGGTCCCGGTCGACCCCGGCATGTGGGTCGTGGGCGCTGGCCTCACCGAACTCGCGGTCGGCGTGTTCCTGTTCGTCGGGTTGTTCACGCGCGCCACCGCTGCCACCGCGTTCGTGGTGTTGACGACGACGCTGTTCGGCCTGCCGGACGACCCGGTGCTCGCGCACGTCACGCTGTTCGGCCTCTCGTCGGCGCTGTTCGTCACGGGCGGCGGCCCGTTCTCCATCGACGAACGCCTCGGCTGGGTCGCCGACCGCGTCGGCCTGCGCTCGTCGCCGGAGTGA
- a CDS encoding archease — protein sequence MSFRLRDHTADVAVEANADSLGGVFAAVADGLAAAMCDEIPDSGERFTVTERAESREALLFDYLDRLIYERDVRGVLPVDHRVEVSQLDGEWVVEASARGVPLNEVHAREIKAVTYSEMRLEERADNWFAYVVFDV from the coding sequence GTGAGCTTCCGACTCCGGGACCACACCGCGGACGTGGCCGTGGAGGCGAACGCGGACAGCCTCGGCGGCGTGTTCGCCGCCGTCGCGGACGGACTGGCGGCGGCGATGTGCGACGAGATTCCCGACTCGGGCGAGCGATTCACCGTAACGGAGCGCGCCGAGAGCCGGGAGGCGCTGTTGTTCGACTACCTCGACCGCCTCATCTACGAGCGCGACGTGCGCGGCGTCCTCCCCGTGGACCACCGCGTCGAGGTGTCCCAACTGGACGGCGAGTGGGTCGTGGAGGCGAGCGCGCGCGGCGTCCCACTGAACGAGGTGCACGCCCGCGAGATCAAGGCGGTGACGTACTCCGAGATGCGCCTCGAGGAGCGAGCGGACAACTGGTTCGCGTACGTGGTTTTCGACGTCTGA
- a CDS encoding DUF502 domain-containing protein: MLADTGPTGERVQQASASMYDKVREAALTGVAVVVPLLVTLYVMSVAAGVITDLLDPLVDALDKLGMTPNASELLVDAFGVLGIVALTLLVGFVASFRSGERVLEYFDAALERIPGLGAVYKSFRQMSDVMLESDADNFQEVVLVEYPAEETYTLGFRTTETPDAIEAAAGREGMETLFLPLAPNPVMGGFLAHVPGDRVRDVDMTVEEGIRTIVTTGVATAETDAGSAEGLSRARLEQLTGQDVPEVSRRDGGGSE; this comes from the coding sequence ATGCTCGCCGATACGGGGCCGACGGGAGAGCGAGTACAGCAGGCGAGCGCGTCCATGTACGACAAGGTCAGGGAAGCGGCCCTCACAGGCGTCGCCGTCGTCGTGCCGTTGCTCGTCACGCTGTACGTGATGAGCGTCGCCGCGGGCGTGATAACGGACCTTCTCGACCCGCTGGTCGACGCCCTCGACAAACTCGGGATGACGCCGAACGCCTCGGAGTTGCTCGTCGACGCCTTCGGCGTGCTGGGCATCGTCGCGCTCACGCTGCTCGTGGGGTTCGTGGCGTCGTTTCGCTCCGGGGAGCGCGTCCTCGAGTACTTCGACGCGGCACTCGAACGAATTCCGGGGCTCGGCGCCGTGTACAAGAGCTTTCGGCAGATGAGCGACGTGATGCTCGAGAGCGACGCGGACAACTTTCAGGAGGTGGTGCTCGTGGAGTACCCGGCCGAGGAGACGTACACGCTCGGGTTCCGCACGACGGAGACGCCCGACGCCATCGAGGCGGCCGCGGGACGAGAGGGCATGGAGACGTTGTTCCTCCCGCTCGCGCCGAACCCGGTGATGGGTGGGTTCCTCGCGCACGTCCCCGGCGACCGCGTTCGTGACGTGGACATGACCGTCGAGGAGGGCATCCGCACAATCGTCACGACCGGCGTCGCCACCGCGGAGACCGACGCGGGGAGCGCGGAGGGACTGTCGCGTGCGCGCCTCGAACAACTCACCGGCCAGGACGTCCCCGAGGTGTCGCGCCGAGACGGGGGAGGCTCAGAGTGA
- a CDS encoding GNAT family N-acetyltransferase, whose protein sequence is MSVTVTDRVVPPGEDDLLDSAWELKERIREREGLLKQRRGFFANAYRRSTVHCVLDGDDLVGFATARSDGYILFLAVEPDYRGQGYGERLVASVAEDAGKASCHARVSNENALEFYRHLGFGVEREIDNYYEDGGGAYYLRLGDRERIRDRISEILRGRR, encoded by the coding sequence GTGAGCGTCACGGTGACCGACCGAGTGGTCCCGCCAGGCGAGGACGACCTCCTCGACAGCGCGTGGGAGTTGAAAGAGCGCATCCGCGAACGAGAGGGACTCCTCAAACAGCGCCGCGGGTTCTTCGCGAACGCCTACCGGCGCTCGACGGTTCACTGCGTCCTCGACGGCGACGACCTCGTCGGATTCGCCACGGCGCGCTCGGACGGCTACATCCTGTTTCTCGCGGTCGAACCAGACTACCGCGGCCAGGGGTACGGCGAGCGACTCGTTGCGTCCGTCGCCGAGGACGCCGGGAAGGCGTCGTGTCACGCCCGCGTGAGCAACGAGAACGCCCTCGAGTTCTACCGACACCTCGGATTCGGCGTGGAGCGCGAGATCGACAACTACTACGAGGACGGCGGTGGAGCGTACTACCTTCGACTCGGGGACCGCGAACGGATCCGAGACCGCATCTCGGAGATCCTCCGCGGCCGCCGGTAG
- the priS gene encoding DNA primase small subunit PriS: MEERTRAYLRGRFGDFYRRADVTLPPRADDREWGYIPWTSGPDTTMVRHKSTLDLGDHAAFLDRERPRHVYFSAGYYEEPGARTMEEKEWLGSDLVFDLDADHLPNVTLGEDSYAEMLAKCKGALLKLLDFLDRDFGFEDLTVVFSGGRGYHVHVRDADVRDFEREQRREVVDYVRGNGLDLETLVREETVDGIGLKNPTAKRTLPADGGWGRRVTERLGTFADDLLARGEDDAVEFLSEFDGVGEKSARAIYNVVENNTEAVKAGNVDVHPAFLKVARKYVAETVEAENAAIDEPVTTDTNRLIRLPGTLHGGSGLRVQRLDRDELEDFDPLVDAVPETFVGHDISIEPEREYTLEFLGETLTVEPGVVSVPEYAGVFLMARGWAEKAKE; encoded by the coding sequence ATGGAGGAGCGGACGCGTGCGTACCTCAGGGGTCGGTTCGGCGACTTCTACCGCCGGGCAGACGTCACACTCCCCCCGAGAGCGGACGACCGCGAATGGGGGTACATCCCGTGGACGTCGGGGCCGGACACCACGATGGTTCGGCACAAATCCACGCTCGACCTCGGGGACCACGCGGCGTTCCTCGACCGCGAGCGCCCGCGGCACGTCTACTTCTCGGCGGGGTACTACGAGGAACCTGGCGCGCGCACGATGGAGGAAAAGGAGTGGCTTGGCTCGGATCTGGTGTTCGACCTGGACGCCGACCACCTGCCGAACGTCACGCTCGGCGAGGACTCCTACGCGGAGATGCTCGCGAAGTGCAAGGGCGCGTTGTTGAAACTGCTGGACTTCCTCGACAGGGACTTCGGGTTCGAGGACCTCACCGTCGTGTTCTCGGGGGGGCGGGGGTACCACGTCCACGTCCGGGACGCGGACGTCCGCGACTTCGAGCGCGAACAGCGCCGCGAGGTCGTGGACTACGTGCGGGGCAACGGCCTCGACCTGGAGACGCTGGTGCGCGAGGAGACCGTCGACGGCATCGGCCTGAAGAACCCGACGGCCAAGCGAACACTCCCCGCCGACGGCGGGTGGGGTCGCCGGGTCACCGAGCGACTCGGGACGTTCGCAGACGACCTGCTGGCGCGCGGCGAGGACGACGCCGTCGAGTTCCTCTCGGAGTTCGACGGTGTCGGGGAGAAGTCCGCGCGCGCCATCTACAACGTCGTCGAGAACAACACGGAGGCGGTGAAGGCGGGGAACGTGGACGTCCACCCGGCGTTCCTGAAGGTCGCACGCAAGTACGTCGCAGAGACCGTCGAGGCCGAGAACGCGGCCATCGACGAACCCGTGACGACGGACACGAATCGCCTCATCCGCCTGCCAGGAACGCTCCACGGCGGCAGCGGCCTGCGCGTGCAGCGCCTCGACCGCGACGAACTCGAGGATTTCGACCCGCTGGTCGACGCCGTCCCCGAAACGTTCGTCGGGCACGACATCTCCATCGAACCCGAGCGCGAGTACACGCTCGAATTTCTGGGGGAAACGCTTACGGTGGAACCGGGAGTCGTGTCAGTACCTGAGTACGCGGGCGTGTTCCTGATGGCCCGCGGCTGGGCGGAGAAGGCAAAAGAATGA
- a CDS encoding zinc-binding dehydrogenase has product MDAMVITEFGGTDVFERRDVEKPSPGPTEVLVKVHASSVNPVDCQIREAGSWAGVSPPAVIGYDVSGVVESVGEAVRDFEAGDEVFYTPEIFGEQGSYAEYHVADESIVARKPETLSHTEAAALPLAGATAWEGIVDRGYTTAGETVLIHGAGGVGAHAVQIAAASGATVVATASPETVEQTEDIGATRAIDYESESFTDVIESEFDEPVDLVFDTVGGETLVESTGVTRPYGRLVTILEPVGEWGNAYQKNLTVEMLFLERDRRPLDALRRLVDQGHLEPVVDSVLPLEEVAQAHEMVGDSGLTGKVVLDIAGR; this is encoded by the coding sequence ATGGATGCGATGGTCATCACGGAGTTCGGTGGAACCGACGTGTTCGAACGGCGCGACGTCGAGAAACCGTCACCGGGACCGACCGAGGTCCTGGTGAAAGTGCACGCGTCGTCGGTCAACCCCGTCGACTGTCAGATCCGCGAAGCCGGGTCGTGGGCTGGCGTTTCCCCGCCAGCGGTCATCGGCTACGACGTGTCGGGCGTCGTCGAATCGGTCGGCGAAGCAGTCAGAGACTTCGAGGCCGGCGACGAGGTGTTCTACACACCGGAGATATTCGGCGAGCAGGGGAGCTACGCCGAATACCACGTCGCCGACGAATCGATCGTCGCCCGCAAGCCGGAGACACTGTCCCACACGGAGGCGGCGGCGCTACCGCTCGCGGGCGCAACCGCCTGGGAGGGAATCGTCGACCGGGGATACACGACGGCTGGCGAGACGGTTCTGATTCACGGTGCGGGCGGCGTGGGGGCGCACGCGGTCCAGATCGCTGCCGCTAGCGGAGCGACTGTCGTCGCAACGGCGAGCCCCGAAACGGTCGAACAGACAGAAGACATCGGTGCGACCCGTGCCATCGACTACGAGTCCGAGTCGTTCACGGACGTGATCGAGTCGGAGTTCGACGAACCCGTCGACCTCGTCTTCGACACCGTCGGCGGAGAGACGCTGGTGGAGAGCACCGGCGTCACGAGACCCTACGGCCGACTGGTCACGATTCTGGAACCGGTAGGCGAGTGGGGAAACGCGTACCAGAAGAATCTGACCGTCGAGATGCTGTTCCTCGAACGCGACCGCCGCCCACTCGACGCACTGCGGCGCCTCGTCGACCAGGGCCACCTCGAACCCGTCGTCGATTCGGTGCTCCCCCTGGAGGAGGTGGCACAAGCCCACGAGATGGTCGGTGATAGCGGTCTCACGGGCAAGGTGGTGTTGGACATCGCCGGCCGGTGA